TCGAGCGCAGCCTAGATAAATTGCGCGCCCAGGTGGGTGAAGGGCTGGAAATAGCCAGGCGAACTACCAGGAATGCTGAAAAGAGCCAACGCCAGCGCCAGAAAGAGTTCTCGCGCGAAAAGGCCAGAGATCGCCACCAGAAAATAAAGCAGGCGTTGTTCTGAGCCGCGCTGTTTGCGCCGTAAGCATCCAGGGAGATGTGGTATAACGAGGTGTGGCGCTCTCCTGGGGAGCATGCGCCTGGGCAGGCAGCGCGAAAGGAGCCGCTAGAATGAATAAAGGGCGTATTCGATTTAGCCCGGTAGAAGTGATGCTGGTTGTCTTTCTTGTGGGTTCATTGCTGCTCGGTCTCCTTCAGGCACGCCGTGAAGAGGCCGCCAAACGGCAGCGAGCCTGAGCGGCGCGCGCGCAGGCATAAAACGCCGGAGGCGTGGCGTGCCGCGCCTCCGGTCAGCAGATAGTTCCGCTGGTAGAGAACTGATCAGGCCCAGCGCACTAGCCCCATCTCGTGCCGGTCTAGCAGGGCCGGATGCGCTGGCAGCAGGCGCACCCCATAGACAAAGCTCCCGCCGCTTTGTGGGAGGATGCGCGTGTGATAGCGGTAGCTGCCATCGCTCTCCTGACCATCCTGCTCCATGCGCTGATAGATTGAGCCGCTGAGGCGCCCATCCTCATCGTGTCCGTAGACTACTTCGACCAGAACATCCTCTGGCCGCAGGCTGGCGAGGCGCGCATAGGCAGTGACATCAATTGATTGGCCGATGGCAATCTGCCCTTCGGTGGGGCCGTTTGCCCAGAGGCCCACCTCCGGCCAGGTCTGGATGACCTGCTTTTTCCAGGCTGCCAATGCCCGCGCCAGGGCGTAGTGGTCCTGAGCCACGCGCTGCTCTTGCTGCTCGCCCGGCACATAGAGGCGCTCGGTATACTCCTTGACCATGCGGCGCATGCTGAACTGGGGAGCAATCGTGCGGATGGTTTCTTTCATGACGCGCAGCCAGCGCGTGGGCAGGCCCTGGGTGTCGCGCTCGAAAAACAGGGGGATAATCTCTTGCTCCAGGACAGTATAGAGCGCCAGAGCGTCGGCTTCGGCCTGAAGCTCGGCGTTCTGGTATTCGCGTTGTTCGCCGAAGGCCCAGCCATTTTTGCTGTTATATCCTTCGACCCACCAGCCATCAAGGATGCTGCAATTGGGCGCTCCATTGAGTGAGGCTTTCTGGCCGCTGGTGCCGCTGGCCTCGTAGGGGCGAACGGGGTTATTGAGCCACAGATCGACGCCGCTCACCAGCTTTCGCGCCATATCCATGTCATAGTCTTCGAGGAAGACGACGTGGCCTGCAAACCCCGGCTGCCGCGAGAGGCGATAGACCTGCTGAATGAGCGCTTTGCCTGGCTCGTCTGCCGGATGGGCTTTGCCGGCAAAGATGATTTGTACAGGATGGCTGGAAGACTGGAGTAAGCGCCGGATACGTTCCAGGTCGCGGAAAATCAAGGTGGCGCGTTTGTAGGTGGCGAAACGGCGGGCAAAGCCAATGGTAAATGCCTGCGGGTCAAGGAGTGCTGTCGCCTCGTTGATCTGCAACGCGCCTTCACCCAGCCGGAGTCGGTGCTGCCTGGCTCGCTCGCGGACATAGGTGATCAGTTCAGCTTTAAGCTGGCAATGAATTGCCCACAACTCTTGATCAGAGGCGTTGAGAATAGGTACCCAGGTTTGTGACTCATCTAGATGTTCGCGCCATGCTGGACCAAGAGCGCGATCATAGAACTCTCCCAGCGCGGGGGCCAGCCATGTTGAGGTATGCACGCCGTTGGTAATCGAGCCAATCGGCGTTTCATCCACGTCAACCCCCGGCCACAGGAACTGCCACATGCGCCGCGAGACATCGCCATGCAGCTTGCTGACGCCGTTATGCTGATTGGAGAGGCGGAGCGCCAGGACCGTCATGCTGAAGCTAGGCCCCCAGCTTTGATCCTGGCGGGCCAGGTCCATAAACTGGTCGCGGCTGAGACTCAGTTGTCCCCAGTAGCTGCCAAAAAAGCGATCAATGAGATCAAGTCCAAACGCATCGTTGCCAGCCGGAACCGGCGTATGCGTGGTAAAGACGGCGTTGGCCGCCACAGCTTCGCGGGCTTCGGCAAAGGTCAGACCCTCTTCAGCGATCAGTTCGCGGATGCGCTCCAATCCCAGGAAGGCGGCGTGGCCCTCATTCATATGCCAGAGCGCGGGCTTTAGCCCCAACGCCCGCAGCGCGCGCACGCCGCCAATGCCCAGCACAACCTCTTGCGAGATGCGCATCTCGTGGTCGCCTCCATAGAGATGCGCGGCCAGCACGCGATCATTGGGCGCATTGGGTTCAACGTCAGTATCCATCAGATAGAGGGAGATGCGGCCCACTGCGATCTTCCAGACCTTGGCGTAGACTTTGCGCCCCGGCAGATCGACGCTGATGACAACTTCGACGCCATCAGGCGTGACTGCCGGAGTAGCTGAGACTTCCGAGAAGCGCAGCTTATTATAGGTGGCCTCTTGTACGCCATCGGCGTTGATGCGCTGGCTAAAATAGCCCTGCGGATAGAGAAAGCCAACGCCGACCAGCGGCAGCCCCAGATCGCTGGCTTCTTTGCAGTGGTCGCCAGAAAGAATGCCCAGGCCACCTGAATAGATGGGCAGCGATTCATGCAAGCCAAACTCCATAGAAAAGTAAGCAATGCTCTGATTGAGCAAGTCTGGATGACGCTGCCCAAACCATGTTTGCTCCGGCTTCATATACGCATCGAACGCTTGCATCACTTGATCGTACTGTTTTAGAAAGACATGATCCTCTGCCAGAGTTTGTAAACGTTCCGGCGCAACTTCGCGCAAGAGGCGCACTGGATTATGCGCGCCGCGCTGCCAGTGTTCTGCATCAATGGTCTGATAGAGGCGCTGCGCCTCAGCATTCCAACTCCACCAGAGGTTATAGGCCAGTTCATGCAAACGGCTGATTCGCGTGGGGATCACTGGAAAAACAGCCATCCGCCCCAAGATTTTCAAACCCGATTCTCCTTCATAATCCGCCAATATATGGCGTTTCTTCTTATTGCTTGCACTGGAGCCACTGGATGCGGTGTGATTGCCAGCGGCTCCACTTCTATAGACTCTGCCAGAGCAGATAATCTGCCAATTTTCTCTACGATGGCGCTCTCATTGTACTCGATGAAATAGGCCGAAGACAGAGATAGTAGCCCTGTTTCCCTATAACTCCTGATAACTCCTGGCTAGA
This genomic window from Ktedonobacterales bacterium contains:
- the glgP gene encoding alpha-glucan family phosphorylase — translated: MKILGRMAVFPVIPTRISRLHELAYNLWWSWNAEAQRLYQTIDAEHWQRGAHNPVRLLREVAPERLQTLAEDHVFLKQYDQVMQAFDAYMKPEQTWFGQRHPDLLNQSIAYFSMEFGLHESLPIYSGGLGILSGDHCKEASDLGLPLVGVGFLYPQGYFSQRINADGVQEATYNKLRFSEVSATPAVTPDGVEVVISVDLPGRKVYAKVWKIAVGRISLYLMDTDVEPNAPNDRVLAAHLYGGDHEMRISQEVVLGIGGVRALRALGLKPALWHMNEGHAAFLGLERIRELIAEEGLTFAEAREAVAANAVFTTHTPVPAGNDAFGLDLIDRFFGSYWGQLSLSRDQFMDLARQDQSWGPSFSMTVLALRLSNQHNGVSKLHGDVSRRMWQFLWPGVDVDETPIGSITNGVHTSTWLAPALGEFYDRALGPAWREHLDESQTWVPILNASDQELWAIHCQLKAELITYVRERARQHRLRLGEGALQINEATALLDPQAFTIGFARRFATYKRATLIFRDLERIRRLLQSSSHPVQIIFAGKAHPADEPGKALIQQVYRLSRQPGFAGHVVFLEDYDMDMARKLVSGVDLWLNNPVRPYEASGTSGQKASLNGAPNCSILDGWWVEGYNSKNGWAFGEQREYQNAELQAEADALALYTVLEQEIIPLFFERDTQGLPTRWLRVMKETIRTIAPQFSMRRMVKEYTERLYVPGEQQEQRVAQDHYALARALAAWKKQVIQTWPEVGLWANGPTEGQIAIGQSIDVTAYARLASLRPEDVLVEVVYGHDEDGRLSGSIYQRMEQDGQESDGSYRYHTRILPQSGGSFVYGVRLLPAHPALLDRHEMGLVRWA